One window from the genome of Salvia miltiorrhiza cultivar Shanhuang (shh) chromosome 7, IMPLAD_Smil_shh, whole genome shotgun sequence encodes:
- the LOC130995252 gene encoding probable inorganic phosphate transporter 1-7: MADDKNLKVLNALDMAKTQWYHFTAIIIAGMGFFTDAYDLFCISLVTKILGRIYYYVEGSPKPGSLPPNVSAAVNGVALCGTLAGQLFFGWLGDKMGRKKVYGLTLMVMCICSIGSGLSFGRDAKGVMATLCFFRFWLGFGIGGDYPLSATIMSEYANKKTRGAFIAAVFAMQGFGILGGGIFAMMLSAIFDAAFKSPPYEVDPAASTIPQADYLWRIVLMVGALPALLTFYWRLKMPETARYTALVAKDAKRAAADMAKVLQADIEAEQHKAEAMASRHKSYNLFSKEFLRRHGSHLLGTTSTWFLLDIAFYSQNLFQKDIFTAIGWIPPAKTMNAINEVYTIGRAQTLIALCSTVPGYWFTVALIDVIGRFTIQLGGFFFMTVFMFALAIPYDHWTQPEHRIGFVVMYSLTFFFANFGPNATTFVVPAEIFPARFRSTCHGISAASGKLGAIVGAFGFQLLAQSQDPKKVDAGYHPGIGVKNSLIALGVVNLLGLLFTFLLPEAKGKSLEDLSGENEEATD, from the coding sequence CGACCTATTTTGCATCTCCCTCGTCACCAAGATTCTTGGGCGCATCTACTACTACGTGGAGGGCTCCCCGAAACCCGGGTCCCTCCCGCCCAACGTCTCTGCCGCCGTCAACGGTGTCGCCCTCTGCGGCACCCTGGCGGGGCAGCTCTTCTTCGGGTGGCTAGGAGACAAAATGGGGCGCAAGAAGGTGTATGGGCTAACCCTGATGGTGATGTGCATCTGCTCCATCGGATCGGGCCTCTCCTTTGGCCGCGACGCCAAGGGCGTGATGGCCACCCTCTGCTTTTTCCGCTTCTGGTTGGGCTTTGGAATCGGCGGCGACTATCCCCTCTCCGCCACCATCATGTCCGAGTATGCCAATAAAAAGACCCGCGGCGCCTTCATAGCCGCGGTGTTTGCCATGCAGGGCTTCGGCATCCTCGGCGGCGGCATCTTTGCCATGATGCTCTCCGCCATCTTCGACGCGGCCTTCAAGTCCCCACCCTACGAGGTGGACCCTGCCGCGTCCACCATCCCCCAAGCCGACTACCTCTGGCGGATTGTCTTGATGGTTGGCGCCCTCCCCGCCCTCCTCACCTTCTACTGGCGCCTCAAGATGCCTGAAACCGCCCGCTACACCGCCCTCGTCGCCAAGGACGCTaagcgcgccgccgccgacatGGCCAAGGTCCTTCAAGCCGACATCGAGGCCGAGCAGCACAAGGCCGAGGCCATGGCCAGCCGACATAAGAGCTACAACCTCTTCTCCAAAGAGTTCCTCCGCCGCCACGGTAGCCACCTCCTCGGCACCACCAGCACATGGTTCCTCCTCGACATCGCCTTCTACAGTCAGAACCTCTTCCAGAAAGACATCTTCACCGCCATCGGCTGGATCCCGCCGGCCAAGACCATGAACGCCATCAATGAGGTCTACACCATCGGCCGAGCTCAGACGCTCATCGCCCTCTGCTCCACTGTGCCGGGCTACTGGTTCACGGTGGCGCTCATCGATGTCATCGGCAGATTCACCATCCAGCTGGGTGGATTCTTCTTCATGACTGTGTTCATGTTCGCCCTTGCTATCCCCTATGATCATTGGACTCAACCTGAACACAGAATAGGGTTTGTGGTAATGTACTCGCTCACATTCTTCTTCGCCAACTTTGGCCCTAACGCCACCACATTTGTTGTCCCGGCCGAGATCTTCCCGGCGAGGTTTCGATCGACCTGCCACGGCATCTCGGCCGCCTCTGGGAAGCTCGGGGCCATCGTGGGGGCGTTCGGGTTTCAGTTACTAGCGCAGAGTCAAGACCCCAAGAAGGTTGATGCTGGGTACCATCCAGGAATTGGGGTGAAGAATTCTTTGATTGCTTTGGGAGTGGTGAATCTCTTAGGGTTGTTGTTCACTTTCTTGTTGCCTGAGGCCAAAGGGAAATCTTTGGAGGATTTGAGTGGGGAAAATGAAGAGGCTACCGACTAA